In the Candidatus Tiamatella incendiivivens genome, TTGATTGACGACAGGTATAGCACTAAAGGAGAAATTATTTGGTGTTACTACAGCTACTAGTGAGTAGTTTGTTACTTCCAAACTTCCTGTAGCTGGATCATAGAATACTACTCCATTATATGTTTTATTATCACTGGAAGGAACATTCAATGGGATTACAGTTATATTATTTCCTGATACATTCGTTGGGTTAATTGTTAAAGCCGTTCCCATCTCGTCTGCATCGAAAAGTAGTGGTAGTCCGTACTGGTCTCTTGCTAGTGCTTGTAGTCCTAGGTCGGATTCTCCCATATCTACTCCTGTATCTACTACTGCTACGTTTACTCCTGTGCCGTTGTATCCGTGGCTCCATGCGTAGGTTGCGCCTGTTATTTCGGGCGCCATTTCCAAGTTATATCCGGATCCTTCTCCTTCTGAGACCGTTAATCCTAGTTCTTTCAGGCTGTTGGGTTGTTTGAGAGTATCTGGGTCTTTTGGTGCCCCTATTTGTATACTTGATTGTAGTGATATTGATATAATATTAGGGTTCATTGCTAGTTTTTGTACTTGCTGTTTTGTCACCCATGCCATCATTATGCCGCCGTTACCTTCTGAGAAACCAGAGTATACCATAGCGTTCTGCTTAATGTAACTTGCAACGTCTTTTCCTCCTTTGTACAGTATGAGTACTCTTGCCTTTCCTTGTGTAGGATTCACTAGTTCCTTGGAAAATTTCGATTTTAGTGTTGAAATCTTGCTTGACAAGTTGCTTGGTATGAATGGTAAGTGTACATTCGACTTATATGTATCGTCTGACAATAGTCTTCTATCTACTTTATGTACCCAATTTAGAGTTGTTGGACTTGTTGACAGGTTACTTGTAGAGGATGCTATTACGGATGGTACAGAGCCTAGTATTACCACCAATAAGAGGAATACTGCTATAATGGATGATACCTTTTTCAACCGTATCACCTTTGTATTAGACTGTGGTTTAGTCATTTTATTCTAAATGTTGTATTCCAATCAATTTAAACATTTAATAGAAACAAGACGGGTTTAGATTATTAAGCTGGATTGCTTGGTCTTACCATAGAAATCCTTAAAAGGATATATTACCGCTTTTGTCTCCAAAACAGGGGTGACTTAATGGTGGTTGAAGACTTTGTTATAGGAAGACATGTTTATGGCAACATGTACGGTGTAGATCCTAGTACTCTCTGGGACGAAGACTTTATCAAGGAGACTGTGTTGAAAGCCGTAGAAGCTGCTGGAGCCACATTACATGACTTGAAGTCATGGAAGATTGAAGGAGAAAAAGGCGGTGTAAGCGTTATTGCCCTGGTACTAGAAAGCCATATTAGCATTCATACGTGGCCAGGGTATAAGTATGCCACGGTTGATGTTTATACCTGTGGGGATACCGCTGATCCTTGGCGGGGTTTCGAGGTTATTCTGAATAGGCTTAACCCTAAGTTCTATACTGTCCATTACTCCGACAGGAGTAGCCTTCCACCTGATGTTATAGAAGAATTGGGCTCTAGTAG is a window encoding:
- the speD gene encoding adenosylmethionine decarboxylase, with the translated sequence MVVEDFVIGRHVYGNMYGVDPSTLWDEDFIKETVLKAVEAAGATLHDLKSWKIEGEKGGVSVIALVLESHISIHTWPGYKYATVDVYTCGDTADPWRGFEVILNRLNPKFYTVHYSDRSSLPPDVIEELGSSSVGKE